From the genome of Nitratiruptor sp. YY08-10, one region includes:
- a CDS encoding ParA family protein — MKNITIANFKGGVGKSLIAHQLITCFDYKGVEIDPYGSLYERLPEKVIKVDVKEKKLPKTPERSAFDFGGFDDIKLDQAIERSNLVIIPFIPTLESVQGTLDTLNRVKEHSKPILMVANMVQKPEDVNDAKFVFEEVLGFDVEVFQMPISVALQTAINENKGITELAKQGGIRAFAYKKAKKVIEDLYKVINNYL, encoded by the coding sequence ATGAAAAATATTACAATCGCAAATTTCAAAGGTGGAGTTGGAAAAAGTTTGATAGCACACCAGCTTATTACCTGTTTTGATTATAAAGGAGTCGAAATCGATCCATATGGATCTTTGTATGAGAGATTACCTGAGAAAGTTATAAAGGTTGATGTCAAAGAAAAAAAATTGCCCAAAACTCCTGAAAGAAGTGCGTTTGACTTTGGAGGATTTGATGATATTAAATTGGATCAGGCAATAGAAAGAAGCAATCTAGTTATTATTCCATTCATTCCTACACTCGAAAGCGTACAAGGAACATTAGATACATTAAATAGAGTCAAAGAACATAGCAAGCCTATTTTGATGGTAGCCAATATGGTGCAGAAGCCAGAAGATGTAAATGATGCTAAATTTGTTTTTGAAGAGGTTTTAGGATTTGATGTAGAGGTTTTTCAAATGCCTATAAGCGTAGCTTTACAAACAGCCATTAATGAAAATAAAGGAATAACTGAACTTGCTAAACAAGGAGGAATAAGGGCGTTTGCGTATAAGAAAGCAAAAAAAGTTATAGAGGATTTATATAAAGTTATAAACAATTATTTATAG
- a CDS encoding metallophosphoesterase produces the protein MGNIHGCIFTFEKLLKKLPKNAEPIFIGDLADRGNYSKEVMKLVIENNYRVVFGNYEFSPVYPGSPSARGVISHLK, from the coding sequence ATAGGTAACATTCACGGCTGTATCTTTACCTTTGAAAAACTTTTAAAAAAGCTTCCAAAAAATGCAGAGCCAATCTTTATAGGCGATTTGGCAGATAGAGGCAATTACTCCAAAGAGGTTATGAAGTTGGTAATTGAAAACAATTACAGGGTAGTTTTTGGCAATTACGAATTTTCACCTGTTTATCCTGGTAGTCCATCTGCCCGTGGGGTAATCAGCCATTTAAAATAG
- a CDS encoding NnrS family protein — translation MAATKHYESYPKGNFPTYLAYGFRPAFLLMPPYMILSILLWVLYYNGYIALPFIGDGMSWHIYEMLFGVGFLGMAAFILTGAPELFPGAVPIVGKKLAALFGFWIVGRITFWLMGVLGVYPAAIINIILFAWLTFLVIKPIFKDPAKRHVSIAYTFIAVQVAQIWFFLSVAGVVKTDPLDVLKLSLGVFLILIILAIRRVNTEAVNEILEHEGYEEIFFARPPAYNLTIFMIALFSALEFFFPQNRALGWVALGTASAALAILNDFINYEETNILFKKLIFSLELIPVLIAVGYGLIGYNYLSGMKLFNGDLLHMLTTGAWTLSFYVVMIVVTIVHTGRDIAKARDNFICLGTISIVIAALLRTAATFYPKYSQILYIFSAVLWILPFVVYMIRYFKWLITPRADGLPG, via the coding sequence ATGGCAGCTACAAAACATTATGAATCCTATCCCAAAGGAAATTTTCCTACTTATCTTGCTTACGGTTTTCGCCCGGCCTTTTTGCTGATGCCTCCTTATATGATTCTTTCAATCCTTCTTTGGGTGCTTTATTACAATGGTTATATTGCTTTACCATTTATTGGTGATGGCATGAGCTGGCATATCTATGAGATGCTTTTTGGAGTAGGATTTTTGGGAATGGCTGCCTTTATTTTAACAGGAGCACCTGAACTTTTTCCAGGAGCCGTTCCAATTGTTGGAAAAAAGTTAGCCGCTCTTTTTGGATTTTGGATAGTAGGTAGAATTACCTTTTGGCTGATGGGAGTTCTTGGAGTATATCCGGCAGCGATTATTAACATAATCCTCTTTGCCTGGCTTACCTTTTTGGTTATCAAGCCAATCTTTAAAGACCCTGCTAAACGCCACGTCAGCATCGCCTATACCTTTATAGCCGTGCAAGTTGCACAAATTTGGTTCTTTTTAAGCGTTGCAGGAGTTGTAAAAACAGATCCTTTAGATGTTTTAAAGCTCAGCCTTGGAGTCTTTTTGATTCTTATTATTCTTGCGATTCGCAGAGTAAACACAGAAGCTGTTAATGAGATTTTAGAACACGAAGGATATGAAGAGATCTTTTTTGCAAGACCTCCGGCATATAACTTAACAATTTTTATGATCGCTCTTTTTAGCGCACTTGAATTTTTCTTTCCGCAAAATAGAGCATTAGGCTGGGTGGCTTTAGGCACAGCAAGTGCGGCTTTGGCAATTTTGAATGATTTTATCAATTATGAAGAGACAAATATTTTATTCAAAAAGCTTATTTTCTCCCTTGAACTCATTCCAGTTTTGATTGCAGTTGGTTACGGACTTATTGGCTATAACTACCTAAGTGGAATGAAACTTTTTAACGGAGATCTTTTGCATATGCTTACAACCGGCGCATGGACACTTTCGTTTTATGTGGTGATGATTGTTGTTACGATTGTTCATACTGGAAGAGATATCGCCAAAGCAAGAGACAATTTTATCTGTTTGGGAACAATTTCTATCGTCATCGCGGCACTGCTTAGGACAGCTGCTACCTTTTATCCTAAGTATTCTCAAATACTTTATATATTTTCTGCAGTTCTTTGGATACTGCCTTTTGTTGTTTATATGATACGCTATTTTAAATGGCTGATTACCCCACGGGCAGATGGACTACCAGGATAA
- a CDS encoding ABC transporter ATP-binding protein produces MARLKVEHLTFSFGYKTILEDISFEIDEGEVVSVVGPSGGGKTTLLRLCAGLLDRQEGTIENSFKTQAIAFQDARLLPWKNVLDNIAFGLKAQGVSKKERIKRAKEIALKFDLEEDDFEKFPKELSGGMSQRVSFARALVTKPELLFLDEPFSALDIGLKRELQNHLIELIDKKEITIFFITHDLMEAVKLSDKIFVLEPDPGRIVKTFTIDIPQSKRDDSYVYSETAKLLQDPYIIETFELE; encoded by the coding sequence ATGGCGCGATTGAAGGTAGAGCATTTGACATTTTCTTTTGGATATAAAACAATCCTTGAGGATATTAGTTTTGAAATAGATGAAGGAGAAGTTGTCTCAGTTGTAGGACCAAGCGGTGGAGGAAAAACAACGCTTCTTAGGCTTTGTGCGGGTCTACTGGATAGACAGGAAGGAACGATTGAAAATAGCTTTAAAACCCAGGCAATCGCCTTTCAAGATGCAAGATTGCTTCCATGGAAAAACGTACTTGATAATATCGCTTTTGGTCTCAAAGCTCAAGGAGTTTCTAAAAAGGAGCGAATAAAAAGAGCAAAAGAGATTGCTTTAAAATTTGATCTAGAAGAGGATGATTTTGAAAAATTTCCAAAAGAGCTAAGTGGTGGAATGAGTCAAAGAGTCTCATTTGCTAGAGCCCTTGTCACAAAGCCAGAGCTTCTTTTTTTAGATGAGCCCTTTTCAGCTTTGGATATTGGTCTCAAAAGAGAGCTGCAAAACCATTTGATTGAACTTATCGATAAAAAAGAAATTACTATTTTTTTTATAACACACGACTTAATGGAAGCAGTGAAACTGAGCGATAAGATTTTTGTACTTGAGCCAGATCCGGGTAGAATCGTTAAAACTTTCACAATCGATATTCCACAAAGCAAAAGAGATGATAGCTATGTTTACAGCGAAACTGCAAAGCTGTTACAAGATCCTTATATTATAGAAACGTTTGAACTGGAGTAA